A section of the Dehalobacter sp. DCM genome encodes:
- a CDS encoding DUF1905 domain-containing protein, which produces MIKIVDNQELKLEYKRGFGAWTYHLRIPGTADIEGNWGFLKVSGTIDGYEVKSINLAPRKNEDKIISINRKIREAIGKSGGDTVNVTLFLHD; this is translated from the coding sequence ATGATAAAGATTGTTGATAATCAAGAACTCAAATTGGAATATAAGAGAGGATTTGGAGCGTGGACATACCACCTTAGAATTCCAGGGACTGCAGATATTGAGGGGAATTGGGGTTTTCTAAAGGTATCCGGGACAATTGACGGTTATGAAGTAAAAAGCATTAATTTGGCTCCAAGGAAAAACGAAGACAAGATAATCTCGATCAATAGAAAGATTAGAGAGGCAATCGGTAAAAGCGGCGGAGATACAGTTAATGTGACTTTGTTTTTGCACGATTAA
- a CDS encoding ArsR/SmtB family transcription factor produces MTEKFNSIERCDCNVIHEDIVNQVRDKMPQEESLYDLAELFKVFGDSTRIRILWALHEAEMCVCDIAVLLNMTQSAISHQLRVLKQANLVKNRKEGKVVYYSLVDDHVREIFDQGLIHINEK; encoded by the coding sequence ATGACTGAAAAATTTAATTCAATTGAAAGATGTGACTGCAATGTAATTCATGAGGATATTGTAAATCAAGTTAGAGATAAAATGCCTCAAGAAGAAAGCCTTTATGATCTAGCAGAATTATTTAAAGTATTTGGAGATTCAACACGAATCAGGATATTATGGGCTTTACATGAAGCTGAAATGTGTGTTTGTGATATCGCTGTATTACTTAACATGACACAATCAGCAATTTCCCATCAGCTGAGAGTCTTAAAACAAGCTAATTTAGTGAAAAACAGAAAAGAAGGGAAAGTAGTATATTATTCATTAGTTGATGATCATGTAAGAGAAATATTTGACCAAGGTCTAATTCATATCAACGAGAAGTAG
- the brxL gene encoding protease Lon-related BREX system protein BrxL, whose translation MQETKDDVAEVLVSSGNHLNDKLNEVFAGKIVRKDLTKKIKEGANVPIYVLEYLLGMYCATTEEEAIADGVRNVKSILAENFVRPDEAQKIISKLRERGTYTVIDKVAVKLNYRLDIYEAEFSNLGLKNVPISEKYPSDYERLLSGGIWCIVQLEYFYDEADKSRIPFIISKLTPIQMPNLDMAEVIGGRDQFTKEEWIDVILRSIGMEPTRFTPRVKMLLLARMIPLVENNFNFCELGPRGTGKSHVYKEISPNSILVSGGQTTVANLFYNMANKTVGLVGMWDCVAFDEVAGITFKDKDGIQIMKDYMASGSFSRGKEEKNASASMVFVGNINQSVDVLLKTSHLFDPFPEAMAYDSAFFDRMHCYLPGWEIPKYRPDFFTNEYGFITDYLSEFLRELRKTSYSDAIDHYFKLGNNLNQRDVIAVRKMVSGLIKLIYPNGKFKKEDVEEILRFSLESRRRVKEQLKKIGGMEFYDVNFSYIDNEDFTEEFVPVPEQGGGKLIPEGLHKPGQVYTVARGKSGMLGVFKLETEMVTGSGKFERTGIGSDREAKESIETAYRYLKANSKNVSGTISISNKDYLMHLQDLNGIGITNQLSLTAFIGLCSAALHKPVIGSLAVLGNLSISGTIIKVEELANVLQVCLDSGAKKVLLPITSAVDMASVPPELMGKFNLIFYQSPEDAVFKALGVE comes from the coding sequence ATTCAAGAGACCAAAGACGATGTTGCTGAAGTATTAGTCAGTTCAGGCAACCATCTCAATGACAAGCTGAACGAGGTTTTCGCGGGAAAGATCGTCCGGAAAGATCTGACAAAAAAGATCAAAGAAGGCGCAAATGTACCCATATATGTTCTGGAATATCTGCTTGGAATGTACTGTGCAACAACTGAGGAAGAAGCCATCGCGGACGGAGTCCGCAATGTAAAAAGCATCCTGGCTGAAAATTTTGTGCGGCCAGATGAAGCTCAGAAGATTATTTCCAAACTAAGAGAGCGTGGCACCTACACCGTTATCGATAAAGTAGCGGTTAAGCTCAATTATCGATTGGATATCTATGAGGCTGAATTTTCCAATCTTGGGCTCAAGAATGTACCTATTTCAGAAAAGTACCCTTCTGATTATGAACGACTGCTCAGCGGCGGCATCTGGTGCATTGTCCAGTTGGAATACTTCTATGATGAAGCTGACAAGAGCAGAATCCCCTTCATTATTTCGAAGTTGACCCCAATTCAGATGCCTAATTTGGATATGGCTGAAGTTATAGGTGGCCGTGATCAGTTCACCAAAGAGGAATGGATCGATGTTATTCTTCGATCTATCGGGATGGAACCAACAAGGTTCACACCCAGAGTGAAAATGCTGCTGCTGGCCCGGATGATTCCTCTAGTGGAAAACAACTTTAATTTTTGTGAGCTTGGACCACGCGGCACGGGAAAATCTCATGTTTATAAAGAGATCTCACCCAATAGTATTTTGGTTTCCGGTGGACAAACCACAGTAGCAAATCTTTTCTATAACATGGCCAACAAGACTGTAGGTTTGGTTGGAATGTGGGATTGTGTCGCGTTTGATGAAGTGGCAGGCATTACGTTTAAAGACAAAGACGGCATTCAGATCATGAAGGACTATATGGCATCCGGATCTTTTTCCCGCGGGAAAGAAGAAAAGAATGCTTCTGCCTCCATGGTCTTTGTAGGGAACATCAATCAAAGTGTGGACGTGTTACTTAAGACATCACATTTGTTTGATCCATTCCCGGAAGCCATGGCGTATGACAGTGCGTTCTTTGACCGCATGCATTGCTATCTGCCAGGCTGGGAGATCCCGAAATACCGACCGGACTTCTTCACGAATGAGTATGGATTTATTACAGACTATCTGTCTGAGTTTTTAAGAGAGCTGAGAAAGACATCCTATTCGGATGCAATAGATCATTATTTCAAGTTAGGTAATAACTTAAATCAGCGTGATGTGATTGCCGTCCGAAAAATGGTATCCGGTCTGATTAAGTTGATCTATCCAAACGGTAAGTTCAAAAAGGAAGACGTTGAAGAGATCCTCCGATTTTCACTGGAGAGCCGCCGTCGCGTCAAAGAACAACTGAAGAAAATTGGCGGCATGGAATTCTATGATGTGAATTTCTCCTATATAGACAATGAAGATTTCACAGAAGAATTTGTTCCGGTGCCAGAGCAAGGTGGCGGAAAACTTATCCCTGAAGGTCTGCACAAACCTGGACAAGTCTACACTGTGGCTCGAGGCAAATCTGGTATGCTTGGTGTATTTAAGCTTGAAACCGAAATGGTCACCGGTTCCGGAAAGTTTGAAAGAACCGGTATTGGATCGGATCGAGAAGCCAAGGAGTCGATCGAGACTGCTTATCGTTATCTGAAAGCCAATAGCAAAAACGTCAGCGGTACCATCAGCATCTCTAACAAAGATTATCTGATGCACCTTCAGGACCTTAATGGCATTGGGATAACCAATCAATTATCCTTAACGGCCTTCATTGGATTGTGTTCTGCGGCTCTTCATAAGCCAGTGATCGGCAGCCTTGCGGTCCTGGGAAATCTGAGCATTAGTGGAACTATTATAAAAGTTGAAGAACTCGCTAACGTACTTCAAGTTTGCCTGGATAGCGGTGCTAAAAAAGTTCTTCTACCAATTACATCAGCTGTGGATATGGCATCTGTACCACCGGAACTGATGGGTAAATTTAATTTGATTTTCTACCAGTCACCAGAGGACGCAGTGTTTAAGGCTTTGGGGGTTGAGTAA
- a CDS encoding heavy metal translocating P-type ATPase: MTKRLWRIIIGAAVLATAVLLNLNNEWLQIALFIISYIIVGGDVVKKAVKNIFKGQVFDENFLMSIATIGAFFIGEYPEGIAVMLFYQVGELFQSYAVGKSRKSIASLMDIRPDYANVKKGDELVRTDPDEVQIGDIIVIKAGERIPLDGKVIEGSSMIDTSALTGESVPREVEVGSDILSGCININGVITAEVTKEFGESTVSKILDLVENASSKKSNSEQFITKFARYYTPVVVIIAVFLAIIPPLVIDGATFSVWIYRALAFLVVSCPCALVVSIPLSFFGGIGGASKKGILVKGSNYLEALAETEIVVFDKTGTLTKGVFNVQEIHPEGVSKEELLELTAYVESYSNHPISLSLKRAYGKEIDNGRISDVEEISGHGVIATVDGKKVMAGNIKLMKMMDIPYFKGELIGTVVHVAVNNQYIGYIVIADEVKEDSAQAIKELKAANIKQIVMLTGDNKSVGSKVAKELGLDKVYAELLPADKVEKLEELFSQKSTKGKLAFVGDGINDAPVLARADIGIAMGGLGSDAAIEAADIVIMTDEPSKIATAMKISKKTLKIAHQNIVFAIGIKIIVLILSAFGITTMWAAIFADVGVTIIAVLNAFRALNVKNL, translated from the coding sequence ATGACAAAACGACTATGGCGAATAATTATTGGTGCAGCCGTGTTAGCTACAGCAGTATTGCTTAATTTAAATAATGAATGGTTACAGATTGCTCTCTTTATAATAAGTTACATTATTGTAGGTGGAGATGTTGTAAAAAAAGCTGTAAAAAATATTTTTAAAGGTCAAGTTTTCGATGAAAACTTTTTAATGAGTATTGCAACAATTGGTGCATTTTTTATTGGTGAGTATCCTGAAGGTATTGCAGTTATGCTGTTTTATCAAGTTGGAGAACTGTTTCAAAGCTATGCAGTTGGCAAGTCGAGAAAGTCAATTGCAAGCCTTATGGATATTCGACCAGATTATGCAAATGTTAAAAAAGGCGATGAACTTGTTAGGACTGACCCGGATGAAGTACAAATTGGAGATATTATTGTAATTAAAGCAGGAGAAAGAATTCCTCTTGATGGCAAGGTAATAGAGGGAAGTTCAATGATCGACACATCGGCACTTACTGGTGAATCTGTTCCTCGTGAAGTAGAAGTAGGAAGTGATATCCTGAGTGGGTGCATCAACATTAATGGAGTTATTACAGCAGAGGTTACCAAGGAATTTGGAGAATCTACTGTAAGTAAAATTCTTGATTTAGTTGAAAATGCAAGTAGTAAAAAATCCAATTCAGAACAATTTATTACGAAGTTTGCGAGATATTATACACCGGTTGTGGTTATAATTGCAGTTTTTTTAGCTATTATACCGCCTCTTGTTATAGACGGGGCGACTTTTAGTGTTTGGATATATAGAGCACTAGCATTCCTTGTGGTATCCTGTCCGTGTGCTTTAGTTGTTTCAATTCCTTTGAGTTTCTTCGGTGGAATAGGTGGAGCCTCAAAAAAAGGTATTTTAGTCAAGGGTAGTAACTATTTAGAGGCATTAGCAGAAACTGAAATTGTTGTTTTTGATAAAACTGGAACACTAACGAAAGGTGTATTTAATGTACAGGAAATTCATCCAGAAGGAGTTTCCAAAGAAGAGCTACTAGAATTAACTGCATATGTGGAAAGCTATTCCAATCATCCGATTTCACTTTCACTGAAACGTGCATATGGCAAAGAAATAGACAATGGACGTATTTCAGATGTAGAAGAGATATCAGGTCATGGTGTTATTGCAACAGTAGATGGCAAAAAGGTTATGGCAGGAAATATCAAACTTATGAAAATGATGGATATCCCTTATTTCAAGGGAGAGCTGATTGGTACAGTTGTACATGTTGCAGTTAATAACCAATATATAGGTTACATTGTAATTGCCGATGAGGTAAAGGAAGATTCAGCACAAGCAATCAAGGAACTTAAGGCAGCTAATATTAAACAAATAGTTATGTTGACAGGTGATAATAAAAGTGTTGGTTCAAAGGTTGCTAAAGAGCTTGGTCTTGATAAGGTTTATGCAGAACTGTTGCCAGCAGACAAAGTTGAAAAACTAGAAGAATTATTTTCGCAAAAATCTACAAAAGGTAAACTTGCTTTTGTTGGTGACGGAATCAATGATGCACCTGTATTAGCCCGTGCAGACATTGGAATAGCAATGGGTGGTTTAGGTTCTGATGCGGCCATTGAAGCTGCTGATATTGTAATTATGACTGATGAGCCATCGAAAATTGCTACTGCAATGAAAATTTCTAAAAAGACACTAAAAATTGCACATCAAAACATAGTATTTGCAATTGGAATAAAAATAATTGTTCTTATTTTGAGTGCTTTTGGAATAACTACTATGTGGGCAGCTATATTTGCAGATGTAGGTGTAACTATCATCGCAGTATTAAATGCTTTTAGAGCTTTGAATGTAAAGAATCTATAA
- a CDS encoding cation transporter has product MKKKFILEGLDCANCAAKMEKAINELDGVKEATVNFMTTKLVIDGEDEKMPTIIAEAEKIVKKIEPDTTMKKA; this is encoded by the coding sequence ATGAAAAAGAAATTTATACTTGAAGGTTTAGATTGTGCAAATTGCGCGGCAAAAATGGAAAAGGCTATTAATGAGCTTGATGGAGTGAAAGAAGCTACTGTTAACTTTATGACCACAAAACTCGTTATTGATGGTGAGGATGAAAAAATGCCAACAATAATAGCAGAGGCCGAAAAAATAGTTAAAAAAATTGAACCCGATACAACTATGAAAAAGGCTTAA
- the pglZ gene encoding BREX-1 system phosphatase PglZ type A has translation MAELNLKQITDKLNNEFTGDTRKLVFWYDEKAEFEDDIDTLDISNAKIYHLEKDNQFYTKYFLERQDTATNYLIYAPFPRPQVRDNHLEDVLLYSKQFFADRASLLTVDLGIDQKYKPVIQKYIKFFGAKDRTQKFYDLELENFTKESIEVALMSVLCKTKIAFFDEVVRVILTEGELDDNKFLGEFEKYDLLEPFWRLCEEQFGYTDVKPTLEKLVITMFVTYTQRYLQGELPQAWKSFASYKSGNIIAFLDSLMNNVLYREQYNELSSYVARNLQAKTILESYNPEVLVNCYTFEVIDEILIAWVNDRLLNEDIGAKLNNLSIPEICKDRRKRHFGEQYRSEYHMLESAFHVISAAKYQGKENFKDISKQYITADYKIDQQYRKFYFNYDQLSENAHFEKIRDLVENIYTNEYLSKGVYSWNQALSKEDFASALPLQRNFYSKYIQPSKDRVVVIISDAMRYEVGQTLFAKLENDEKCTPKLEAVLSVLPSYTRLGMAALLPHKTLELTDDSRVLVDGMPCDSLKQRESVINLYSPNSRCIQFDDLKLLKKTELREVFTGMDVVYVYHNQIDARGDKLNTENEVFTACNEAVEELFALIKRISTNANTLHFIVTADHGFIYKRDKLQETDKIIHLADKDAFVNRRFVVSKDALFDDGIISLSMGEILGNSDSKMVSVPVSSNVFKVPGGGQNFVHGGSSPQEMIIPVIDVKVEKGHADTRPAQIVLVSMVQKITNLISSLDFIQSEPVSDVIKETSYKVFFISEDNEKISNECIYIADKKDNDPSKRIFRLKFNFKNKQYDKSKRYYLVAYDEKNDVEVLRHGVVMDIAFADDFGFGV, from the coding sequence ATGGCTGAACTGAATTTAAAGCAAATAACCGACAAGCTCAATAATGAGTTCACTGGTGATACCCGTAAACTGGTCTTTTGGTACGATGAAAAAGCTGAATTTGAGGATGATATTGATACATTGGATATTTCCAATGCCAAGATCTATCATCTGGAAAAGGATAATCAGTTTTACACCAAATATTTTTTAGAACGGCAGGATACGGCAACCAACTACCTCATCTATGCCCCATTCCCACGCCCCCAGGTAAGGGACAACCATTTGGAAGACGTGCTGCTATATTCCAAGCAGTTTTTTGCGGATCGCGCATCACTCTTGACGGTGGATTTGGGAATTGACCAAAAATATAAACCGGTCATCCAAAAATACATCAAGTTCTTTGGGGCGAAAGATCGCACACAGAAATTCTATGATCTGGAACTAGAGAATTTTACCAAAGAAAGCATTGAAGTGGCTCTCATGAGCGTTCTGTGTAAAACAAAAATTGCTTTCTTTGACGAAGTTGTGCGAGTCATCCTCACAGAAGGCGAACTCGATGACAACAAATTTTTGGGTGAATTCGAAAAGTATGATCTTCTGGAACCTTTCTGGCGTTTGTGTGAAGAACAATTTGGCTACACCGACGTGAAACCTACGCTGGAGAAATTAGTTATTACCATGTTTGTGACCTACACGCAGAGATATCTTCAGGGCGAGCTGCCTCAGGCATGGAAGAGTTTTGCATCATATAAATCAGGGAATATCATCGCATTTCTCGATAGCCTGATGAACAATGTCTTATATCGAGAACAGTATAATGAGTTGTCATCATATGTGGCCAGAAATCTTCAGGCGAAGACAATTCTTGAATCCTACAATCCGGAAGTTTTGGTAAATTGTTATACCTTCGAGGTAATCGATGAAATCCTGATTGCCTGGGTGAATGACCGTCTCCTCAATGAAGATATTGGGGCAAAGCTTAACAACCTCTCCATACCAGAAATCTGTAAGGACCGTCGCAAGCGCCATTTTGGTGAACAGTATCGCTCAGAATATCATATGCTTGAAAGTGCCTTCCATGTCATATCAGCTGCCAAGTATCAAGGTAAAGAAAACTTTAAAGATATCAGCAAACAATACATTACAGCGGACTATAAGATCGATCAGCAGTATCGTAAATTCTACTTCAACTATGACCAGTTGAGTGAGAATGCTCATTTCGAAAAAATAAGAGACCTGGTGGAAAATATCTATACAAATGAGTATCTATCAAAGGGTGTTTATAGCTGGAATCAAGCACTGAGTAAAGAAGATTTTGCATCCGCTCTACCTCTTCAAAGAAACTTTTACAGCAAATATATCCAGCCCAGCAAAGACCGTGTTGTGGTGATTATTTCTGATGCCATGCGCTATGAAGTAGGTCAGACTCTATTCGCTAAGCTGGAGAACGATGAGAAGTGTACACCAAAACTGGAAGCAGTGTTAAGTGTCCTTCCTTCCTATACAAGACTCGGAATGGCGGCATTACTGCCTCATAAAACTCTTGAACTGACAGATGACAGCAGGGTCTTGGTGGATGGCATGCCTTGTGACTCTCTAAAGCAACGGGAATCTGTAATTAATCTCTACAGCCCAAACAGCCGATGCATCCAGTTTGATGATCTGAAACTCTTAAAGAAAACGGAGCTTCGGGAAGTCTTCACCGGGATGGATGTTGTTTATGTATACCACAATCAGATTGATGCCAGAGGGGATAAACTGAATACGGAGAACGAGGTGTTCACTGCTTGCAATGAAGCCGTAGAAGAGCTATTTGCCTTGATCAAACGGATATCAACGAATGCGAACACGCTTCACTTTATCGTGACAGCGGATCATGGATTCATATATAAACGAGATAAACTCCAGGAAACAGACAAGATAATTCACCTGGCTGATAAGGACGCATTTGTAAATCGTCGGTTTGTTGTTTCTAAAGATGCCCTTTTTGATGATGGAATTATATCCCTGTCAATGGGGGAAATCCTGGGGAACAGCGATTCGAAAATGGTGTCTGTGCCGGTAAGCTCCAATGTCTTTAAAGTGCCTGGCGGTGGGCAAAACTTTGTTCACGGAGGTTCATCACCACAGGAAATGATCATCCCTGTTATTGATGTAAAGGTTGAAAAAGGTCATGCAGATACAAGACCTGCACAGATAGTGCTTGTCAGCATGGTTCAAAAGATCACAAACCTGATATCTTCTCTGGACTTCATTCAGTCTGAGCCTGTCAGTGATGTGATCAAAGAGACCAGCTATAAAGTGTTCTTCATTTCCGAAGATAATGAGAAAATTTCCAATGAGTGCATTTATATTGCAGATAAAAAGGATAATGATCCCAGTAAGCGTATTTTCAGATTGAAATTCAACTTTAAGAATAAGCAGTATGACAAATCCAAGCGTTACTACTTGGTAGCATACGATGAGAAAAATGATGTTGAAGTTCTGCGTCATGGCGTCGTGATGGACATAGCCTTCGCGGATGACTTTGGCTTCGGCGTGTAG
- the pglX gene encoding BREX-1 system adenine-specific DNA-methyltransferase PglX, producing the protein MNKTAIKNFAIWARNKLIADITYKAGLLGITAKDIKSPLPQSTQTVQFFDIGTKEPSSITGKEIEQRKKLVEEIQRKANQSDYSTAYKNVIEEVAYTWFNRLIAIRFMEVNDYLPTRIRVLSSEGNSKAEPDLVTHAMEASLDYSAYEKDRIMQLKHENKLDELFRMLFIKQCNSLNTNLPELFEKMSDYTELLLNVSFTDKDGVVYHLVNDITEDDFNVSKEGQVEIIGWLYQYYNEERKNEVINIYKGTIKKDDIPAATQLFTTDWVVRYMVDNSLGRYWIERNPHSKLSNKLKYFVKSKSNEIQYVDEKIFPEDLTIFDPCMGSGHILVYAFDVLMEIYKECGYTERDAAQLIIKNNIFGLDIDNRAYQLAYFAVMMKARSYDRRFLTRDIEPNVSAIMETNELSKFTYDGITNDKPQNKVGEYLIKIYKDAKEIGSLISVKKNDYTAFIEYLNNCNVAGQLSIESDYWFREIKPLMKKIAIQASIMSREFSAVCTNPPYMNKLEGQLKKFVVEEYKPYSGDLFSVFMYRNFDYCITNGYSAFMTPFVWMFIKTYENLRVFIINQTSITTLIQMEYSAFEEATVPICTFVLKNGKKQEKGIYIKLSDFKGGMEVQKQKVLEALSDEDCNYLFETNEDNFSKISGSPIAYWISNTILNSFNNQNLLDVSKPCKGIDTGDNNRFLRFWFEVSLLKQYIPNGKVVTSSDLERKKWFPYNKGGSFRKWYGNNEYLLDWSNNGNTLRAFSGSNLRNKDYYFKKGITWSTVTSGSLSLRYFDYGFLFDNGGCCLFTDANLLYIQGLLNSKVTKELMSISPTINCQPGDIGRIPIIVSDTWKTRIEELVQQNINICKMDWDSYETSWDFQKHPLLRHSDTKFISSAFDKWKQFMENQFAQLKSNEVELNQIFIEIYGLQNELMPEVEDKDVTVSQPDLKRDIRSFISYSVGCIFGRYSLDIDGLAYAGSEWENGYYSKFIPDTDNILPITDEEYFQDDILGLFTNFIKIIYGAKTIEENLDFIANALGNSGNSSREVIRNYFVKDFFKDHCKVYQKRPIYWLFDSGKHNGFKALVYMHRYDENTIGNLRIDYLHRMQRIYENEIARMQDTIENSRDAREVTAATKRKEKLIKQLQETKEYDEKIAHLALARTSIDLDDGVKVNYEKVQMDTDGKMLDVLAKI; encoded by the coding sequence ATGAATAAAACCGCAATTAAAAATTTTGCTATTTGGGCGAGAAATAAGCTCATAGCAGATATCACCTATAAGGCAGGCCTTCTGGGCATCACTGCAAAAGACATCAAGAGTCCCCTACCACAATCTACACAGACAGTCCAGTTCTTTGATATTGGAACCAAGGAGCCAAGTTCCATCACTGGAAAAGAAATTGAACAGCGCAAGAAGTTGGTTGAGGAAATTCAAAGGAAAGCCAACCAAAGCGATTACTCTACGGCATACAAGAATGTTATCGAGGAGGTTGCCTATACTTGGTTTAACCGACTAATTGCAATCCGTTTCATGGAAGTGAATGATTATCTTCCAACACGAATTCGAGTCCTCTCTTCCGAGGGCAATAGTAAAGCGGAACCAGATTTAGTGACTCATGCCATGGAGGCGAGCCTCGATTATTCTGCATACGAAAAAGATAGAATCATGCAGCTCAAACATGAGAATAAGCTGGATGAACTTTTCAGAATGCTTTTTATCAAGCAGTGTAATTCCCTAAACACCAATCTGCCTGAGCTCTTTGAGAAAATGAGCGACTATACCGAACTCCTACTAAATGTTTCTTTTACGGACAAAGATGGTGTGGTCTATCATTTGGTAAATGACATTACCGAAGATGATTTCAATGTATCCAAAGAAGGTCAGGTTGAAATTATTGGCTGGCTCTATCAATACTACAACGAGGAAAGAAAGAATGAAGTAATTAATATTTACAAAGGAACAATCAAAAAAGATGATATACCGGCTGCAACCCAGCTTTTTACAACAGACTGGGTAGTTCGCTATATGGTGGATAATTCACTTGGCAGATATTGGATTGAAAGAAACCCGCATAGTAAACTGTCCAACAAATTAAAGTATTTTGTTAAGTCCAAAAGCAATGAGATTCAATATGTAGATGAGAAAATATTTCCAGAAGATTTGACTATTTTTGATCCTTGCATGGGGAGCGGTCATATCTTGGTCTATGCTTTTGATGTTCTTATGGAAATATACAAGGAATGCGGTTATACAGAAAGAGATGCTGCGCAATTAATTATTAAGAATAATATATTTGGTCTGGATATTGATAATCGAGCATATCAGCTTGCTTATTTTGCTGTGATGATGAAAGCCCGAAGCTATGACAGAAGATTCTTGACCAGAGATATTGAGCCGAATGTATCTGCAATAATGGAAACAAACGAGTTATCTAAGTTTACTTACGATGGAATAACGAATGACAAGCCTCAAAATAAGGTTGGCGAGTACCTCATCAAAATATACAAGGATGCTAAAGAAATTGGAAGCTTGATTTCGGTTAAAAAGAATGATTACACGGCATTTATAGAGTATCTGAATAATTGCAATGTGGCAGGTCAGCTGTCTATCGAGAGTGATTACTGGTTTAGAGAAATAAAACCATTGATGAAAAAAATAGCCATTCAGGCATCAATAATGTCTAGGGAGTTTTCAGCTGTATGTACTAATCCACCATATATGAACAAATTAGAAGGTCAGTTGAAAAAATTTGTGGTGGAAGAATATAAGCCATACAGTGGGGATCTATTTTCAGTATTTATGTACAGAAATTTTGACTATTGCATAACTAACGGCTATTCTGCTTTTATGACTCCATTCGTATGGATGTTTATAAAAACATATGAAAATCTAAGAGTATTTATTATAAATCAAACATCAATCACTACCTTAATTCAAATGGAATATTCTGCTTTTGAAGAAGCTACTGTACCAATTTGTACTTTTGTTTTAAAGAATGGAAAGAAACAAGAAAAAGGTATATACATTAAACTTTCTGATTTTAAGGGTGGCATGGAAGTTCAGAAACAGAAGGTTTTAGAAGCACTTAGTGATGAGGACTGCAATTATTTATTTGAGACAAACGAAGATAATTTTTCAAAAATATCAGGGTCGCCGATAGCATATTGGATCAGTAATACTATTTTAAATTCATTTAATAACCAAAATTTACTAGACGTATCAAAACCTTGTAAGGGTATTGACACTGGAGATAACAACAGGTTTTTAAGATTTTGGTTCGAGGTCTCATTGTTGAAACAATATATTCCAAATGGGAAGGTTGTTACTTCGAGTGATCTGGAGAGGAAAAAATGGTTTCCATATAACAAAGGTGGCTCATTCAGAAAGTGGTACGGAAATAATGAATATTTACTTGATTGGAGTAATAATGGAAATACATTAAGAGCCTTTTCTGGTTCGAATTTAAGAAACAAAGATTATTACTTTAAAAAAGGCATTACATGGTCTACAGTTACTTCTGGAAGTCTAAGTTTAAGGTATTTTGATTATGGATTTTTATTTGACAATGGGGGTTGTTGTTTATTTACAGATGCCAATTTGTTGTATATTCAAGGTTTATTGAATTCGAAAGTCACAAAAGAATTAATGTCAATTTCACCAACAATTAATTGTCAACCAGGGGACATAGGGAGAATTCCAATCATTGTTTCTGATACATGGAAAACAAGAATTGAAGAGTTGGTTCAACAAAATATTAATATTTGTAAGATGGATTGGGATTCCTATGAAACATCATGGGATTTTCAAAAGCATCCATTATTGAGACATTCTGATACAAAATTTATTTCAAGCGCTTTTGATAAATGGAAACAGTTCATGGAAAATCAGTTCGCTCAATTAAAATCAAATGAAGTGGAACTGAACCAAATTTTTATTGAAATTTATGGATTACAGAATGAATTGATGCCAGAAGTCGAAGATAAGGATGTTACTGTCAGCCAACCTGATTTGAAACGAGATATTCGATCGTTTATTTCATATTCAGTCGGATGCATATTTGGTCGATACAGTCTAGATATAGATGGGTTAGCTTATGCAGGAAGTGAATGGGAAAATGGTTATTACAGTAAATTTATTCCTGATACTGACAATATTTTGCCAATTACAGACGAAGAATATTTTCAAGATGATATTTTAGGATTGTTTACGAATTTTATTAAGATTATTTATGGTGCTAAAACCATCGAAGAAAATCTTGACTTCATTGCGAATGCCTTAGGTAACAGCGGGAACAGTTCTCGTGAAGTCATAAGGAATTACTTCGTAAAAGACTTCTTCAAAGATCATTGCAAGGTCTATCAAAAAAGACCCATATATTGGCTCTTCGATAGTGGAAAACATAATGGTTTTAAAGCATTAGTATACATGCATCGCTATGATGAAAATACCATTGGAAATCTACGTATCGATTACCTGCATAGAATGCAGCGCATTTACGAAAATGAAATAGCCAGAATGCAGGATACCATAGAAAACAGCAGAGATGCCCGTGAAGTGACGGCTGCGACGAAACGTAAAGAGAAACTAATTAAACAACTACAAGAAACGAAAGAATATGATGAAAAAATTGCTCATCTTGCTTTGGCGCGTACTTCCATTGACTTGGATGACGGCGTCAAAGTGAATTACGAAAAAGTACAGATGGATACAGATGGCAAGATGCTTGATGTTCTGGCTAAAATTTAG